The Clostridia bacterium genomic sequence AATTTCACATGGATCCACGCCTCTTGCCAGTACAAGCTCGCTTATAAGTATCTGGCGGGCACTGTTCAGCATCTTCCGTTCTCCTGTAGACAGGCCTTTTTCCTTTTCCCTAAGCATTAATGACCTGACAACATCAGCAACTTCAAAGATATTGCCACTTTTAATTTTCGTCATGTTTTCCCGATAACGCTTGTTCCAGTTCAAGTTAATACTGTTATTCTGATCTCCCAAAACTTTCAATACCTTGTCCACTTCAAGGCCGCTAATAACTTCCCTGATACCTATATCCCCGATATTATGCGTAGGAATCATTACCTTCATGTCACCCAGTGGCATTTTCATGACATAGTAATTCTGCTTCTGTCCAAGAATCTCCCTTTCTTCAATTGATTCAATAATACCCGCTCCATGCATTGGGTAAACAATCTTGTCCCCAACATTAAACATAATAAACTCCTCCGATAAATAAAACTTCCTCACAACCCCCGGAAGCCTTAAAAATCAAAAAAAGATTCAATTGAAACATTTTGTGTAATAAAATTTCCCACAATAAACAGTATACTACAAAGAAATATTATTGTCAAAACGAATTATTTTAACATGGGGTAATGGTTATGTCAACGGAAAATTTATGCCTTATTGCGGATTACAGTATGAAATGTTTACCAATTCATTTTCAATTGACAAGTAACAGACTCAGCAATTATAATGAAATTAACAATCTTAAATCCGCTTGTTACAAGCTTTATGCATTATTCAGGGGTTCTGGCGGTTTCTAAACCCTTGAAGCACAGTTTCATAAATATTACACCTAAGGAGTGAGCCATATTGAAAGACATAAAAGTGGATGAATTCCAATTTACGGCAAGTGAACTGCTTGTTAGGAATAAAAGCATTATCGATTTAATAACAAAATTTCAGGATTCCAACGCAAGAGTCAATCGCGCAGTAGTGAAATCAGTTACTCAATGTGGCTGTGTAAAGATTCATGCCAAAAAGCAGGCATTTCCCGAGGATGCTGACTTTGAAGAAGTACGTAATGCCATGAAAACGCATATAGACGGGAAGTTATGCGAAAATTGCAGGGATTTGATTGAAAAGGATATCGGTAGAAATTTATTTTACCTTGCCTCAATATGTAATACATTGGATCTGAATTTGTACGATATACTGCTCAAAGAACTGGATAGAGTAAAAATGTTGGGAAAATATAACTTAAGATAAAAACAGTACTGTGTGAAATCACACAGTATTATTTTTTGTCCTAAATATGTCTGTTATCGATAAGGAGTTGATCCTGCACTCTCCTGAGGCCTTCCTTTATCATCCTGGCTCTTACCTCTCCTATACCTTCTACATCATCAAGTTCTTCAGTTGAAGCCTTTAATATCCCCTGGAGATTATAAAATGATTCAACAAGCTTTCTTATCACCGTCATAGGTACTCTCGGAACTTTGTTCATAATCCTGAACCCTCTGGGAGATACATTGATGTCAAATGAGTTGTTTCCACCATAGTATCCTAATGCACGGCACACAAATGTAAGTTCCATCAGTTCCTCATATTTCAGTGATTTTATTTGTCTCATTACATCTTCAGCACATTTATCATCAACCGGTATCATATAATCCTCAATGACAAGAAGGCCGTCTCCTTCGATATTTGCCAGCAATTCCTCAAGCTGCATGCTTATCAGTCTTCCTTCATTGCCAAGTTCACAGATATACCTGTCAATTTCTGCAACTATTCTCATGACCATCTCTGTTCTCTGTATAACCAAGGCAACATCATCCAGGGTCACTATATCCTCAAATTCCAGTACACTCAGATTGTTCATGGCATCATCCAGTACTGCCTTATATTTCTCCAAGGTCTGCAGCGCCTGATTTGCTCTGGTCAGGATAGTCGGGGTATCTCTCAGAATATATTTTTTAGAGTCCATATAGAGAGTAATAATATTTCTCCGCTGAGAAATACATATTACAACTTCTCCCGTCTGTCTTGCTACTCTTTCAGCACTTTTATGCCTTGTACCGGTCTCTTCGGTAGGTATGGAAGGGTCAGGTATCAACAGTGCATTTGCATACAGGATTTTTTTCAAATCCTTGCTCACAATTATAGCACCGTCCATTTTTGCCAACTCATATAGCTGTGCCGGGGAGTATTCCTTATTTATAAAGAAGCCGCCGTCTACAATATT encodes the following:
- the disA gene encoding DNA integrity scanning diadenylate cyclase DisA is translated as MREERLKENEMLDILKMMSPGTSLREGLDNILRARTGALIVIGDSQEVMNIVDGGFFINKEYSPAQLYELAKMDGAIIVSKDLKKILYANALLIPDPSIPTEETGTRHKSAERVARQTGEVVICISQRRNIITLYMDSKKYILRDTPTILTRANQALQTLEKYKAVLDDAMNNLSVLEFEDIVTLDDVALVIQRTEMVMRIVAEIDRYICELGNEGRLISMQLEELLANIEGDGLLVIEDYMIPVDDKCAEDVMRQIKSLKYEELMELTFVCRALGYYGGNNSFDINVSPRGFRIMNKVPRVPMTVIRKLVESFYNLQGILKASTEELDDVEGIGEVRARMIKEGLRRVQDQLLIDNRHI
- a CDS encoding CarD family transcriptional regulator — protein: MFNVGDKIVYPMHGAGIIESIEEREILGQKQNYYVMKMPLGDMKVMIPTHNIGDIGIREVISGLEVDKVLKVLGDQNNSINLNWNKRYRENMTKIKSGNIFEVADVVRSLMLREKEKGLSTGERKMLNSARQILISELVLARGVDPCEIENIINDHISI
- a CDS encoding DUF1573 domain-containing protein, producing the protein MKDIKVDEFQFTASELLVRNKSIIDLITKFQDSNARVNRAVVKSVTQCGCVKIHAKKQAFPEDADFEEVRNAMKTHIDGKLCENCRDLIEKDIGRNLFYLASICNTLDLNLYDILLKELDRVKMLGKYNLR